The DNA region aaaaatgcttATGAGGTATCTTGCCTATTTGGGTGGCCGAGCTGCAACTGAAGGAAGAACAGTAGAGCAACAAGTTCTCGAAGTAAGACAGCCAGTCCTTGGCCTTTCAAGATAATTGTAATGTTAAGTTATTTATACTTCAATTGAACATATATTGTTTATTCTTGTGTCTGCAGTCAAATCCAGTCCTTGAAGCTTTTGGCAATGCGAAAACTGTCAGAAATAACAATTCTAGGTGAAGGCACTTTAAATAAGTACCTTAATCATATATTACCTGCTTTTGTTGTCCAAATCATGGAGTTGCATGCGTTTGGGTCTCATTTTTTCCCCTTCATAATGGTTGGTGCAGTCGGTTTGGTAAGTTTGTTGAGATTCAGTTTGATAAGCAAGGGCGGATCTCAGGTGCTGCTATCAGAACTTACCTTCTAGAAAGGTCACGTGTATGCCAAATATCTGATCCAGAACGCAATTACCACTGCTTTTATCTCCTTTGCTCGGCACCACAGGAGGTAATGATTTATATTCTCCTTGTGTCTTTATTATGAACCTCAATGCACTTGTAACTGGTTTTCTTTACGCCAATTTTAAAGTTTGATTACTTTTTTAGAAGATATTTGATTACTAATACAACTATCTTCTGTGACATTGAACTTTCAGGAGATTGAAAAGTACAAATTAGGAAATCCTAAGACTTTTCACTATCTCAATCAATCAAATTGCTACGAGTTGGTTGGGGTAAGCGACGCCCATGAATATTTGGCTACCAGAAGAGCAATGGATATTGTTGGCATCAGTACTCAGGAACAGGTAGATCAGTTATTTCCATACTTTCTTTGATACGGTTGATGGTTAGTTTAATTGAATGGTTTTTCTCACTTGTCTACAATTTAATTTCTATCCAGGATGCTATTTTCAGGGTTGTTGCTGCTATCCTTCATATTGGCAACATTGAATTCGCCAAGGGGAAAGAAGTTGATTCCTCAGTCTTGAAAGATGAGAAATCCAAGTTCCATCTTGAAACAACTGCTGAGCTTCTTATGTAACTACTTGTCTTCGCTTTGTTTCATAGCTGATGAGATTATGCATCCTGTATGGAGTGTTGAGGTGTATTCTGTGTCAGGTGTGATCCTGGAGCCTTGGAAGATGCTCTTTGTAAGCGTGTCATGGTAACACCAGAGGAGGTTATAAAAAGAAGCCTTGATCCTTACAATGCAACCATTAGCAGGGATGGTCTGGCAAAGACGATATATTCTCGCTTGTTTGACTGGTAACACAATAATGCCGTTTGGCTCTCTATTACATGTGCTCCATAGCATTCCAAATGCAACATACACAAATAAAAACTTCATTAACCATTGCGACCCATCACTCTCTTTCAGGCTTGTTGACAAAATTAATAGTTCCATTGGGCAAGATGCTAGCTCTAAATGTCTTATTGGTGTCCTGGACATCTATGGTTTTGAGAGCTTCAAGTCAAACAGGTAACTGTTACTGTAATCTTGTATCTACAATCCACTATGTTCTTTTCACAAACTGATAAATCATAATTTCTGCAGTTTTGAACAATTCTGTATTAATTATACAAACGAGAAATTGCAACAACATTTCAATCAGGTAATATTTGTTCACAAGGAATGTTTCATGTGCACCAAACCCACTAGCCATGTGCCAACCAAAAGAACACACATTTATGTGAAAGGTATTTCTGTGTTCTTTTCAGCACGTTTTCAAGATGGAACAAGAGGAGTACACTAAAGAACAAATTGATTGGAGCTATATTGAATTTGTTGATAATCAAGATGTTCTTGACCTTATTGAGAAGGTATGCATAGCCATTATACATAAAAGACCTCTAAATTGAATTAGTAATTTCATCTAAAGCATTTTGTTGTTGGGCATTCCAATTGTTGTAATGTATAACCTGAATTTTTCTATTGTTTTACTTTGTGGGCATCAATCATGCATAATGGTATGTGTGCTGCTGCGGAATGCAATCCAAAACTTTCCAATTAGGGACTATTGGAACGAACTTAGGCTTTACCTTTGGGCCTATAAGCTAAAAACAAGGGCAAAGTAATTTACATTTAGTCTTATTTAGAAGAGTCAAACATCCTTttgctaaaagctgaaacaaagctgAATACAAGCCCAAGCAAGGCAAAAGAAGCCCTCGTTTTGGCCAGGCAAAGATgctgtgctttttttttttcttgtactTATTTTAGAACTAAGAAATCTTTAACAGTCAGTTTTCCTACAGATTCTCAACTTGTTTCTTTGCATGtattactggatttaacaataAATGAGACTGAGTTTTGTTTGTTTAAATTGTTTGTTTGCAGAAACCTGGTGGTGTTATTGCACTTCTTGACGAGGCATGGTATGCTTACcaattatttttcttgtcttTCCTGTCTTATCAATTTTATATTTTCACCTGTGTGATATAGTTGAGTGTTTGAGTTGATGACCACTGATTAGATGAAAAGCTCTGTTAAcatgctctctctttttttaaccGCGTTCAGTATGTTCCCCAAGTCAACACATGAGACGTTTGCCCAGAAGCTCTACCAGACTTTTCAAAAGCACAAACGTTTTGTCAAACCAAAGCTATCTCGCACTGATTTTACGATTTGTCACTATGCTGGAGAGGTAGCTTTTGTTCATCAAATTCAATTACATCAGGATATTATTGTCTGTTCTGGTTTTAACTGATGCTTGTGGACTTGTGGTATTCAGGTGTTGTACCAGTCCGATCAATTCCTTGACAAAAATAAAGACTATGTTGTGGCAGAGCACCAGGAGCTACTGAGTGCTTCTAAATGTTCATTTATCTCTGGTTTATTTCCACCTCTGCCAGAGGAGACATCTAAATCTTCCAAGTTCTCTTCCATAGGAGCTCGCTTTAAGGTTGTCAGATCTACATCCACCTATCCcatttccttttctctctccaGTTTGCTATTGTGCATGACTGATTTTTCCTATCTCTGCTTTCAATGTGGCAGCAACAACTTCAAGCACTTATGGAAACCTTAAATTCTACAGAGCCTCATTATATCAGATGTGTGAAGCCAAATAATGTGCTAAAACCGGCAATTTTCGAGAATGTCAATGTCATGCAACAGTTGCGTTGTGGTGTAAGTGATTTTGAACAATGATTTTATTGTGCCAGCCTGTACTGTAGTGCATATGGTGGCTAAGTCGGAGTTTGTCTATATGTCAAAATTATTTGACTAAATTGCATGCCATTTATCATCAGGGTGTACTTGAGGCAATCAGGATTAGTTGTGCCGGGTATCCTACACGTCGCACGTTTTATGAGTTTTTGCATCGTTTTGGAATACTTGCACCTGAGGCCCTTGAAGGAAAGTAAGTTATTTGTTCAAGCTGTGCGGATTTGTAGTTTTACATTGGTGTTTTTTGTGCTTCTAACAGAGTTATTCTTTTTAAATATCTCAATAGTAACGATGAAAAGGTTGCATGCAAGAGGATTTTGGAAAAAAAGGGTCTTTTGGGCTTTCAGGTAACAGGAACACAAATCCATTCATCTTATCGCATAGTTTTGTCATTCAAAGTAAAGTTAAGAGCTAACCTACATTGAAGAGCTGTTAATGATCTTTCAAAGGAACATATTGTGCATAACTTGTGTACCTATTTAGTGGTGCTTGCTTATATGTTTGCATTCAGGGCAACCTCACACTACAAGCATAGcaataaaaaagaaacatataCAGGATCATCATAACTGTTCTACATTAGGGCTTCAATGTACTTATTTTCATCACATTAACACCGATTTATATTTCTCAGATAGGTAAAACAAAGGTTTTTCTGAGAGCTGGCCAGATGGCTGAATTAGATGCTAGGAGGACTGAAGTACTCAGTGCTGCGGCAAAAACAATTCAGGGGAAAATACGGACACATATGATGCGGAAGAAGTTCCTTTCTTTGAggaaggcatctgtgtgtgtTCAGGCAATATGGAGAGGTATGTTTTGCTTATAATTAACTGTTGACCTGGCCACATTTCATTTTACTAACTAATTGACAATATCATCCCTTGTGTTTTAGGAAGATTAGCTTGTAAACTATATGATAACATGCGAAGGGAAGTAGCTGCCATCAAAGTTCAGAAATGTCAACGTAGGCATCAGGCAAGAAGGTCCTACAAACTCCAACATGCTTCGGTTCTTGTGGTGCAAACTGCATTGCGAGCGATGGCAGCAAGAAATGAGTTCAGATTTAAGAAGCAATCTAAGGCAGCTGTTACAATTCAGGTACTTTTTGATCTACTAGTAAATAATAATGCAACTCAACAGAGAGTAATGCTTCTAACATAGGATATGTACCTGAATGCCTTGATTCTCCATGGCAGGCTCGTTATAGGTGCCATAGAGCTCATTTGTATCATAGGAAGTTGAAATGTGCAGCCATTGTTGCACAATGTAGATGGAGGGGAAAAACTGCAAGGAAAGAGCTCAGGAAGCTCAAAATGGTATGCATTGTATCCCATTAAATGAACTACTGTACATATCATCTGCTGTTTTTGTATACAGCACGAATGCAGTTCTATTTCTTATATAAGGAATAAAATTCTTTCTGTTCATGCTTTGAAAAATATAACTGCGTGCCAGAGGAGAGTAAATGATGCCATGATAAATGTTCTATGTGGAGTAGTTCATAAAGTTGGCAACAAGGTAGCACCATCAGAGAACACCAAAAAATGTCATTTCTAAAGCATGCTATCATCTTCTCTTCAGGAAGCAAGAGAAACAGGTGCACTCAAGGAAGCAAAAGATAAACTTGAAAAGAAAGTGGAAGAACTTACATGGCGTGTGCAATTAGAGAAGCGACTGAGGGTATAATTTTGGACTTCTTTGTTTCTGCTCATATCTTCCACTCCATAAACACTTCTAAGTTGTAAAACATAATTGTATCATTGTTTCAGCTTCTATAATTTTACTACGTGTATTCAGATATTACCAcgttatatattattttaattatttgacACAAATCAATTCACGTGCATACAGACAGActtggaagaagcaaaagctcaGGAGTTGTCAAAACTGCAGAGCTCTATGGAAGCATTGCAAGGCAAATTGGATGAAGCAAACACAATGCTTGTCAAGGAACGAGAAGCTGTCAAGACTATCGAGGAAGCACCTCCTGTTGTGAAGGAAACTGAGGTTTTTGTCCAAGACACCGAAAAGATCGATTCCTTGACAACAGAGGTGCAAGAACTTAAGGTTTGTAATCTGCGACCATTAACATTGTCCAGAATTTCCTAATCATTTGCTCGTCCGGTAGTTTTCAACAATAAGACATGATCAGATAAACTGAAGCActtcatatttacataatttaaCACTTGAACTCATTTTGTGACGTACGACTTTATTTTGATGTAGACCTCATTACaatcagaaaaagaaagagccgatgatttagaaaagaaacgctctgaagaagaacaagcaaatGAAGAAAAGCAAAAGAAACTGGAAGAGACTGAAATAAAAATGCGTCAATTTCAGGAATACCTGAGAAGGTTATGCTTTTcgcatgctccttgtttcctttTATGCttttgtcactgaatttccaTGTTTTGTCCTGTTGTGCATGAACCATGTCCAGATTCTCCTTGTGCGTTTAATTTTCAGACCACACCTATGTAGCAAAGACATGCTAGCCGACATGTATTTGTTCACTCTTCTAGCTAGGGCAGGCTTAACTTGGTTATAGTATTTTTAGAGGTTGAAAAAATCTGAGTAAAATCATTAGTaatttcattttgttttctATTGACATACTTTATAATTATAGATTTATAGTCAATATTCATATCTAATTGTATTGTTGCTATGTTATCCAACATCAAATCCTCACCTTATGTTATCCAACATGTATTCATTTTATTCTCATTCAGGTTAGAGGAGAAACTCTCTAATGTAGAATCTGAAAATAAAGTGCTTCGTCAGCAAGCTGTCTCAATGGCTCCAAGCAAAATTCTGTCTGGCCGCTCCAAGTCCAATTTACAAGTGAGTGTTACTATGTTTTATCCTTTCTTCCATTTTGGAAGGTTCAATCGATAATTTGCACCTCCTATTTGTTTTACAGAGGAGTTCTGAAAATGTTCATGTATCAGGCAATGATCCAAAAATAACTCCAGTGAGTGTACATGCTTTCTATAGTTTAGCAGCATATTATTGTGTCACTTGAAAGTATATCAAAATAAACCTTTTGTTCTCTGTGTTTCAGGAGTCCAATAATGCATCCTCTCCTAAAAAGGAATACGACATTGATGATAAGCCACAGAAATCTCTTAATGAAAAGCAGCAGGTGTGGTGTGCCAtctattcatattttttaggATCACTGCATAGATCCTTTAGATTCATATTACTCTCTGCAACTGAAATGTTCAGAACCTTTGCAGGAGAATCAAGATCTATTAATTAGGTGCATCGCACAGCATTTAGGTTTTGCTGGGAATCGGCCAGTTGCTGCTTGTATAATATACAAATGCCTTCTTCATTGGAGATCATTTGAGGTAGAGCGGACAAGTGTTTTTGATCGCATCATTCAGACCATTGGACATGCAATTGAGGTGACAATCATATTTGTAAATTTTATTACCGTTATCTACAGTGATGCTAAATTATCATTTTGCTGTGTTATATAGACACAAGACAATAATGAAGTCTTAGCATATTGGCTTTCAAATGCTTCAACACTGTTGCTGTTGCTTCAACGGACATTAAAGGCGAGTGGATCAACAGGAATGGCTCCCCAGCGTCGACGATCATCTTCAGCTACACTTTTTGGAAGGATGACGCAGGtaatacatttttatttttccctcgttttcttttgtttcttctttaaGTGAAGCTAGTTTAATAGTTAATGAATGAGCTAGTTTTTTTGCTTTCTAATTCCAGAGCTTCAGAGGAACTCCACAAGGTGTAAATCTTTCTCTCATAAATGGAAGCATGGTTAGTGGAGTCGAGACACTGAGACAAGTCGAAGCCAAGTATCCTGCTTTACTGTTTAAACAACAACTTACGGCATATGTGGAGAAGATATATGGAATGATCCGGGATAATCTGAAGAAAGAGATCTCTCCTTTGCTTGGCTTGTGCATTCAGGTATTCATGGTTTCTGAGTCCAGAGAATGATAGCCATCTTGTTGTCTTGAGTTTTGTTTGTGGAATGACCAACATGAGTGCCTTATTTTGTCTAATATATGTGGCTTCCTGCAATTCTCCCTTCCAATACAAATACTGCAGGCCCCGAGAACATCAAGAGCAAGCTTAATGAAAGGATCTTCACGTTCAAACACTAATACTGCTGCTCAACAAGCTTTGATCGCTCACTGGCAAGGGATT from Phragmites australis chromosome 8, lpPhrAust1.1, whole genome shotgun sequence includes:
- the LOC133926559 gene encoding myosin-11-like; translated protein: MGTKVNIIVGSHVWAEDPEICWVDGEVVKINGEEAEIQATNGKKIVANLAKLYPKDREAAAGGVDDMTKLSYLHEPGVLQNLAIRYELNEIYTYTGNILIAVNPFQRLPHIYDPHMMQQYKGASFGELSPHVFAVADVAYRAMINEQKSNAILVSGESGAGKTETTKMLMRYLAYLGGRAATEGRTVEQQVLESNPVLEAFGNAKTVRNNNSSRFGKFVEIQFDKQGRISGAAIRTYLLERSRVCQISDPERNYHCFYLLCSAPQEEIEKYKLGNPKTFHYLNQSNCYELVGVSDAHEYLATRRAMDIVGISTQEQDAIFRVVAAILHIGNIEFAKGKEVDSSVLKDEKSKFHLETTAELLMCDPGALEDALCKRVMVTPEEVIKRSLDPYNATISRDGLAKTIYSRLFDWLVDKINSSIGQDASSKCLIGVLDIYGFESFKSNSFEQFCINYTNEKLQQHFNQHVFKMEQEEYTKEQIDWSYIEFVDNQDVLDLIEKKPGGVIALLDEACMFPKSTHETFAQKLYQTFQKHKRFVKPKLSRTDFTICHYAGEVLYQSDQFLDKNKDYVVAEHQELLSASKCSFISGLFPPLPEETSKSSKFSSIGARFKQQLQALMETLNSTEPHYIRCVKPNNVLKPAIFENVNVMQQLRCGGVLEAIRISCAGYPTRRTFYEFLHRFGILAPEALEGNNDEKVACKRILEKKGLLGFQIGKTKVFLRAGQMAELDARRTEVLSAAAKTIQGKIRTHMMRKKFLSLRKASVCVQAIWRGRLACKLYDNMRREVAAIKVQKCQRRHQARRSYKLQHASVLVVQTALRAMAARNEFRFKKQSKAAVTIQARYRCHRAHLYHRKLKCAAIVAQCRWRGKTARKELRKLKMEARETGALKEAKDKLEKKVEELTWRVQLEKRLRTDLEEAKAQELSKLQSSMEALQGKLDEANTMLVKEREAVKTIEEAPPVVKETEVFVQDTEKIDSLTTEVQELKTSLQSEKERADDLEKKRSEEEQANEEKQKKLEETEIKMRQFQEYLRRLEEKLSNVESENKVLRQQAVSMAPSKILSGRSKSNLQRSSENVHVSGNDPKITPESNNASSPKKEYDIDDKPQKSLNEKQQENQDLLIRCIAQHLGFAGNRPVAACIIYKCLLHWRSFEVERTSVFDRIIQTIGHAIETQDNNEVLAYWLSNASTLLLLLQRTLKASGSTGMAPQRRRSSSATLFGRMTQSFRGTPQGVNLSLINGSMVSGVETLRQVEAKYPALLFKQQLTAYVEKIYGMIRDNLKKEISPLLGLCIQAPRTSRASLMKGSSRSNTNTAAQQALIAHWQGIVKSLGNFLNILKVNNVPPFLVRKVFTQIFSFINVQLFNSLLLRRECCSFSNGEYVKAGLAELEHWCYRATDEYAGSAWDELKHIRQAIGFLVIHQKPKKTLDEISHDLCPVLSIQQLYRISTMYWDDKYGTHSVSPEVISNMRVLMTEDSNNPVSNSFLLDDDSSIPFSVDDISKSMEQIDISDIEPPPLIRENSGFVFLLPPPE